From Synergistaceae bacterium, one genomic window encodes:
- a CDS encoding transposase has translation FKERIRIKGANQFWNIPDIEFANAKLLNLPDGYYLAITTYQNKGGETKKYKPEIGIDMGIKTTITTSEGKKYKVLIGESERIKKCQRLIARRKKSSSNCAGAPVPGSDKARKLLHSAYQRLTSCKKDVANKIVHELLEHEHVYMQNENLKGWHKGLFGRTVQHSVLGQVKAKLIRNERVTVLSSGEPTTKYCPVCGKLKKDITLADRVYECPCGYREDRDVHAARNMILLAKKHTCGTQETFNPAFGEDVLRSYGKTETEMLQR, from the coding sequence TTTCAAGGAACGTATACGAATTAAAGGGGCAAATCAATTCTGGAATATACCTGATATAGAGTTTGCAAACGCTAAACTGTTAAATCTGCCTGATGGATACTATCTAGCAATAACAACATACCAGAATAAGGGAGGTGAGACGAAGAAATATAAGCCGGAAATCGGCATAGATATGGGCATTAAGACGACAATAACGACATCTGAGGGGAAAAAATATAAAGTGCTGATTGGAGAAAGTGAACGAATAAAGAAATGCCAGCGGTTAATAGCTCGGCGGAAGAAGAGTTCAAGCAATTGCGCGGGCGCACCCGTTCCGGGGTCGGACAAAGCCCGAAAATTGTTACACAGTGCATATCAAAGATTAACGAGCTGCAAAAAAGATGTTGCAAATAAAATTGTGCATGAGCTTTTAGAGCATGAGCATGTATATATGCAGAATGAAAATCTTAAAGGTTGGCATAAAGGCTTGTTCGGAAGGACAGTGCAACACTCAGTATTAGGACAAGTGAAAGCGAAACTGATAAGGAATGAGCGAGTAACAGTCTTGTCCTCAGGAGAGCCGACCACGAAATATTGTCCAGTATGCGGAAAACTCAAGAAGGACATAACGTTAGCCGACAGGGTATATGAATGCCCATGCGGATATAGAGAAGACCGAGATGTACATGCGGCACGAAATATGATATTGCTTGCGAAAAAACATACCTGTGGGACGCAGGAAACTTTTAACCCCGCCTTTGGAGAGGACGTACTGCGTTCCTACGGCAAGACGGAGACAGAAATGTTGCAACGCTGA